A region from the Lysobacter sp. BMK333-48F3 genome encodes:
- a CDS encoding cupin domain-containing protein — translation MKIGNLFAGAPAPEEGERFEALLSHRNLVVERILSSAAIEPTEYVQPQDEWVALLQGEATLEVAGESVELRAGDHLFLPAGTPHSVRRVSQGALWLAVHLHPSAGEESDKQIAPL, via the coding sequence ATGAAGATCGGCAACTTGTTCGCCGGCGCGCCAGCGCCCGAGGAGGGCGAGCGCTTCGAAGCCCTGCTGAGCCACCGCAACCTGGTGGTAGAGCGGATCCTCAGCTCCGCGGCGATCGAGCCGACCGAATACGTGCAGCCCCAGGACGAATGGGTGGCGCTGCTGCAGGGCGAGGCGACGCTGGAAGTCGCGGGCGAATCGGTCGAGCTGCGCGCCGGCGATCACCTGTTCCTGCCCGCCGGAACGCCGCACAGCGTGCGCCGGGTGTCGCAGGGGGCGTTGTGGCTGGCGGTGCATCTGCATCCGTCCGCCGGAGAAGAAAGCGACAAGCAGATCGCTCCGCTTTGA
- a CDS encoding SRPBCC domain-containing protein, protein MHAQEGLVDITRQLAHPTSAVYAAWSQQEAQLAWGDPGDGWQLAFDDFRFAVGEVDVCRFGPVDGPQYLNRNRYLVLDPERQIVYATSLQTDQGLSFCGTVEVDLEPHQGGTRLRLRERGYYLGDGDSAEAHREGWESMLSALGEYLDARAG, encoded by the coding sequence ATGCACGCGCAAGAAGGCCTCGTCGACATCACCCGCCAACTCGCCCACCCCACCAGCGCGGTCTACGCCGCGTGGTCGCAGCAAGAGGCGCAGCTCGCCTGGGGCGACCCCGGCGATGGCTGGCAGCTGGCGTTCGACGACTTCCGCTTCGCGGTCGGCGAAGTCGACGTCTGCCGTTTCGGCCCCGTGGACGGGCCGCAGTACCTCAATCGCAATCGCTACCTGGTCCTGGACCCGGAGCGGCAGATCGTCTACGCCACCTCGCTGCAGACCGACCAGGGCTTGAGCTTCTGCGGCACGGTCGAGGTCGATCTGGAACCGCACCAGGGCGGCACTCGGCTGCGTCTTCGCGAACGCGGCTATTACCTCGGCGACGGCGACAGCGCCGAAGCGCACCGCGAAGGCTGGGAAAGCATGCTGTCCGCGCTGGGCGAGTATCTCGACGCCCGCGCCGGTTGA
- a CDS encoding M4 family metallopeptidase — translation MNRNVSVLSFAVSLALAAGAAGAAQRVDLHGVDVAKLNRQYQAATAQSGAVAKAPLRHAELIALDADSSLGELKSSQDADGSRNYRYQQSWRGIPVFGEHVVVREDAQGNVRALFGRSVAGIGAEVPKLQARIDSAQALGLAKSAALGQRAASLRVGQQNSRKVIYLDDADRAHLAYAVDFFADAPQGGEPTRPFAIVDAVSGRVLKQWEGLNHAEVGTGPGGNQKIGQYEYGSGGRGFIDVTQSGSSYSFNTPNVKTINLNHGTSGSTAYSYTGPRNTVKPINGAYSPLNDAHFFGKVVFDTYRAYVGVSPLNFQLNLRVHYSNSYENAFWDGRTLTFGDGRSTFYPLVSLDVVAHEASHGFTEQQSGLIYSGQSGGINESFSDIAGEAAEFYHRGRNDFLVGADIFKASGRALRYFANPPQDGRSIGHARDYRAGLDVHYSSGVFNKAFYLLANKPNWGTVKAFKAFAKANKDYWTPSTTFNQGGVGVRQAASDLGYSTADVIDAFAQVGVTAQ, via the coding sequence ATGAACCGCAACGTATCGGTACTGAGCTTCGCCGTTTCCCTGGCCCTGGCCGCCGGCGCCGCCGGCGCGGCGCAACGCGTCGACTTGCACGGCGTCGACGTGGCCAAGCTCAACCGGCAGTACCAGGCCGCCACGGCCCAATCCGGCGCCGTCGCCAAGGCGCCGCTGCGCCATGCCGAACTGATCGCGCTCGATGCCGACTCCAGCCTGGGCGAACTCAAGAGCAGCCAGGACGCCGACGGCTCGCGCAACTACCGCTATCAGCAGAGCTGGCGCGGCATTCCGGTGTTCGGCGAGCACGTGGTCGTGCGCGAGGACGCGCAGGGCAACGTGCGCGCGCTGTTCGGCCGCTCGGTCGCGGGGATCGGCGCGGAGGTGCCGAAGCTGCAGGCCAGGATCGACAGCGCCCAGGCGCTGGGCCTGGCGAAGAGCGCGGCCCTGGGCCAGCGTGCGGCGTCGCTGCGCGTGGGCCAGCAGAACAGCCGCAAGGTGATCTACCTGGACGACGCCGACCGCGCCCACCTGGCCTACGCGGTGGACTTCTTCGCCGACGCGCCGCAGGGCGGCGAGCCGACCCGGCCGTTCGCGATCGTCGACGCCGTCAGCGGGCGGGTGCTCAAGCAGTGGGAAGGCCTGAACCACGCCGAGGTCGGCACCGGCCCGGGCGGCAACCAGAAGATCGGCCAGTACGAGTACGGCAGCGGCGGGCGCGGCTTCATCGACGTCACCCAGAGCGGCAGCAGCTACAGCTTCAACACCCCGAACGTCAAAACCATCAACCTCAACCACGGCACCAGCGGCTCGACCGCGTACTCCTACACCGGTCCGCGCAACACGGTGAAGCCGATCAACGGCGCCTACTCGCCGCTCAACGACGCCCACTTCTTCGGCAAGGTGGTGTTCGACACCTACCGGGCCTACGTCGGCGTTTCGCCGCTGAACTTCCAGCTGAACCTGCGCGTGCACTACAGCAACAGCTACGAGAACGCGTTCTGGGACGGCCGCACCCTGACCTTCGGCGACGGCCGCAGCACGTTCTATCCGCTGGTCTCGTTGGACGTGGTCGCGCACGAGGCCTCGCACGGGTTCACCGAGCAGCAGTCGGGCCTGATCTACTCCGGCCAGTCCGGCGGCATCAACGAGTCGTTCTCCGACATCGCCGGCGAAGCGGCCGAGTTCTACCACCGCGGCCGCAACGATTTCCTGGTCGGCGCCGACATCTTCAAGGCCAGCGGCCGCGCGCTGCGCTACTTCGCCAATCCGCCGCAGGACGGCCGCTCGATCGGCCATGCCCGCGACTACCGCGCCGGCCTGGACGTGCACTACTCCTCGGGCGTGTTCAACAAGGCGTTCTACCTGTTGGCGAACAAGCCGAACTGGGGCACGGTCAAGGCGTTCAAGGCCTTCGCCAAGGCGAACAAGGACTACTGGACCCCGAGCACGACCTTCAACCAGGGCGGCGTCGGCGTGCGCCAGGCCGCCAGCGACCTGGGCTACAGCACCGCCGACGTGATCGACGCATTCGCCCAGGTCGGCGTGACCGCCCAGTAA